From the Solibacillus sp. FSL R5-0449 genome, one window contains:
- a CDS encoding aromatic acid exporter family protein, whose amino-acid sequence MKLGARVLKTGVAIVFALFLAQILNVPSPVFAAIAAVFAIQPSIYRSYLTILEQIQGNIIGATVAVLFGLIFGHHIVAVGIAAIVVLGIMMKLKLEKSISLALVTMIAIMEVPGDDFLMFGLIRFSTVMLGVFAAFVVNMLFIPPKYEIKLFKMINSVQDDIIRWTRLAVRQASEHTSTKMAVNKLQSRLNEIDTMYGFFKEERSYFKNRKYVKARKLVIYRQMLLTSKKSYELLVRLHKHENELGKLPSKFQVIIQERLDFLLTYHEQLLLKYTGKLRPEHSKWTRHDEYLQGSELMEQFIKQIALAQEEAEEDEQFSSYHLLYILSRILDYEENLEHLDTLIVSYRSFHSEEKNLDLESEFY is encoded by the coding sequence ATGAAATTAGGTGCACGCGTATTAAAAACGGGTGTTGCAATCGTTTTTGCTTTATTTTTGGCTCAAATACTAAATGTACCGTCACCTGTGTTTGCTGCAATTGCTGCTGTATTCGCAATCCAGCCTTCTATTTACCGCTCTTATCTTACAATTTTAGAGCAAATACAGGGTAATATAATCGGCGCTACCGTTGCTGTCCTCTTCGGGCTCATCTTTGGACATCATATCGTGGCTGTCGGTATTGCCGCTATTGTCGTCCTTGGCATTATGATGAAGCTAAAGCTCGAAAAATCCATTTCACTGGCACTCGTAACGATGATTGCCATTATGGAAGTACCGGGCGATGATTTTCTAATGTTTGGTTTAATCCGATTCAGTACTGTCATGCTGGGTGTTTTTGCTGCTTTCGTTGTCAATATGTTATTTATACCGCCTAAATACGAAATAAAATTATTTAAAATGATCAACTCTGTCCAGGACGATATCATTCGCTGGACACGTTTGGCCGTTCGCCAAGCTAGTGAACATACATCCACGAAAATGGCGGTAAATAAATTGCAGTCCCGACTAAATGAAATTGATACAATGTATGGTTTTTTCAAAGAAGAACGCAGCTATTTCAAAAACCGGAAGTATGTGAAAGCCCGAAAGCTTGTTATTTACCGTCAAATGTTATTAACATCTAAAAAAAGCTATGAGTTGCTTGTTCGTCTACACAAACATGAAAATGAGCTCGGGAAGTTACCGAGTAAATTTCAAGTAATTATTCAGGAACGCTTAGACTTCCTGTTAACCTATCATGAACAACTATTATTGAAATATACCGGAAAGCTTAGGCCGGAACATTCTAAGTGGACACGTCACGATGAATATTTGCAAGGCAGTGAGCTAATGGAGCAGTTTATCAAGCAGATTGCCCTTGCTCAGGAAGAGGCAGAAGAAGATGAACAGTTTTCAAGCTACCATCTGCTTTATATTTTATCGCGGATATTAGATTACGAGGAAAACCTGGAGCATCTTGATACACTGATCGTTTCCTATCGCAGCTTCCACAGTGAGGAAAAAAACCTCGACCTGGAATCGGAGTTTTACTAA
- a CDS encoding ABC transporter permease, with protein MLHYIGKRLLHLIPVLLGMTFLVFLIIRAIPGDPAQVILGQQATADAIAALRLKLGLDNPWYVQYFDYLKGIVTGDLGESLRTRQPISSEMWPYLAATFELAFFAMIIAIIVGVNAGIVSAWFQNSWFDYLAMVIALIGVSMPIFWLGLMEQWAFGIQLGWLPTSGREEVRDPVTAITHFYLIDTLWQGRFDQFIVVLKHLLLPGIALATIPTAIIARMTRASMLEVMRSDFVRTARAKGQKMFVVVYKHALKNALIPVLTVVGLQTGMLLGGAILTETIFSWPGIGRYIYEAIGFRDYPVIQSGILIVAFLFVMINLIVDLLYTVIDSRIKYN; from the coding sequence ATGCTTCACTACATTGGCAAACGTCTACTGCATTTAATACCTGTATTACTCGGGATGACCTTTTTAGTATTTCTGATTATTCGTGCCATTCCCGGTGATCCGGCACAAGTCATTTTAGGACAGCAAGCTACTGCAGATGCAATCGCGGCACTTCGCCTGAAACTGGGCCTCGATAATCCGTGGTATGTTCAATATTTCGACTACTTAAAAGGGATTGTAACGGGAGATTTGGGGGAGTCATTAAGAACGAGGCAGCCGATTTCTTCTGAAATGTGGCCCTATTTGGCAGCTACATTTGAACTGGCATTTTTCGCGATGATTATTGCAATTATCGTCGGGGTAAATGCAGGGATTGTCTCGGCATGGTTTCAAAATTCATGGTTTGATTACTTAGCGATGGTGATTGCTTTAATCGGTGTTTCGATGCCGATTTTCTGGTTAGGTTTAATGGAACAATGGGCATTCGGTATTCAGCTGGGCTGGTTGCCGACATCGGGACGGGAAGAAGTGCGGGATCCGGTTACGGCCATTACCCACTTTTACTTAATTGATACATTATGGCAAGGCCGGTTTGATCAATTTATTGTTGTGTTAAAGCACTTATTATTACCTGGCATTGCACTTGCAACGATTCCGACGGCGATTATTGCACGTATGACAAGAGCCTCGATGTTGGAAGTAATGCGTTCGGATTTTGTTCGTACAGCTCGGGCAAAAGGTCAAAAAATGTTCGTTGTTGTTTATAAGCATGCACTGAAAAATGCGTTGATTCCTGTTTTGACAGTAGTCGGCTTGCAAACGGGTATGCTTTTAGGCGGCGCCATCTTAACGGAAACAATATTTAGTTGGCCGGGAATTGGGCGCTATATATATGAAGCGATAGGATTCCGCGATTATCCTGTTATCCAGTCAGGTATTTTAATCGTTGCCTTTTTATTCGTAATGATTAACCTGATTGTTGACCTTTTATATACAGTGATTGATTCGCGCATTAAATACAACTAG
- a CDS encoding ABC transporter substrate-binding protein, which yields MRKGKLYLVSLMMLLIMSLFLAACGADDAETSSSESGNDSSTSTDSSTTDDSSSSTPQVLVFGRGADSVSLDPGIVTDGESFKVTQNLFETLLNFGEQDTTINPGLAKEWEVSEDGLTYTFQLQEGVKFHDGTDFNAEAVIKNINRWKGGKEEDFYYFNSMFKAEGEDIIKDVTAEGDYTVVFTLSRPQAPFLKNLAMSPFGIGSPTAFEAAGDKFGDNPVGTGPFKFTEWKRNDSITIEKFEDYWQDGFPKLDKVIFRSIPDNSARLNELMAGNIDLADGVNPSDGKTVEGDSTLQLIERPSMNIGYLGLTNTRAPFDNKLVRQAVNYAIDKQAIVDAFFEGRAEVAANPMPPSISGYNDAISPYPYDPEKAKSLLAEAGYDGKEIELWAMPVPRPYMPDGAKVAEVIQKNLEDVGIPSKIVTFEWATYLEKAKNGEADAFMLGWTGDNGDADNFIYTLLDKDNIGSNNYAYYTNEEVHSLLIQAQSETDENVRNELYKKAQEIIHDDAPWVPLAHSTPLLAAKAGVNGFLPHPTGSDKLHNVSME from the coding sequence AAGTCTTATGATGCTATTAATAATGTCATTATTTTTAGCTGCTTGTGGTGCTGACGATGCAGAAACATCATCCTCAGAATCAGGCAACGATTCAAGTACAAGTACAGACAGCAGTACGACAGACGATTCAAGTTCTTCAACACCTCAAGTTTTAGTATTTGGTCGTGGAGCAGATTCAGTTTCACTTGATCCAGGTATCGTAACAGATGGCGAATCATTCAAAGTAACACAAAACCTATTTGAAACATTACTGAACTTCGGGGAGCAAGATACAACGATCAACCCTGGACTAGCAAAAGAATGGGAAGTAAGTGAAGACGGTTTAACTTACACATTCCAGCTTCAAGAAGGTGTAAAATTCCATGACGGCACAGACTTCAATGCAGAAGCGGTTATTAAAAATATCAATCGCTGGAAAGGTGGAAAAGAGGAAGATTTCTACTATTTCAACTCTATGTTTAAAGCAGAGGGCGAAGATATTATTAAAGATGTAACGGCAGAAGGAGACTACACAGTTGTATTCACACTTTCTCGTCCACAGGCACCATTCCTTAAAAACTTGGCCATGAGCCCGTTCGGAATTGGTTCACCAACTGCATTTGAAGCAGCAGGCGATAAATTCGGCGATAACCCTGTAGGTACAGGTCCATTTAAATTTACAGAATGGAAACGTAATGACTCAATCACGATTGAGAAATTTGAAGATTACTGGCAAGATGGTTTCCCGAAATTAGATAAAGTTATCTTCCGTTCAATTCCGGATAACTCTGCACGTTTAAATGAATTAATGGCAGGCAATATCGATTTAGCTGATGGCGTTAACCCTTCAGACGGTAAAACAGTGGAAGGCGATTCTACGTTACAACTGATTGAACGTCCATCGATGAACATTGGCTATTTAGGTTTAACGAATACACGCGCACCATTTGATAACAAACTGGTACGTCAAGCGGTGAACTATGCAATCGATAAACAGGCGATTGTCGATGCGTTCTTTGAAGGACGTGCAGAAGTGGCGGCAAATCCGATGCCACCATCAATTAGCGGTTACAATGATGCAATTTCCCCATATCCGTATGATCCTGAAAAAGCGAAATCTTTATTAGCTGAAGCTGGCTATGACGGAAAGGAAATTGAGTTATGGGCAATGCCGGTACCTCGTCCATATATGCCGGACGGAGCGAAAGTGGCGGAAGTTATTCAGAAAAACTTAGAAGATGTCGGTATCCCATCGAAAATCGTAACATTTGAATGGGCAACATATTTAGAAAAAGCGAAAAATGGTGAAGCCGATGCATTCATGCTTGGCTGGACTGGTGATAATGGGGATGCAGACAACTTCATCTACACATTATTAGACAAAGACAATATCGGTTCAAACAACTATGCGTACTATACTAACGAAGAAGTTCATAGTCTATTAATTCAGGCACAGTCTGAAACAGATGAAAATGTGCGTAATGAATTATACAAAAAAGCACAGGAAATCATTCATGACGATGCGCCATGGGTTCCGCTTGCACACTCTACACCATTACTTGCAGCAAAAGCAGGTGTGAATGGGTTCTTGCCACACCCGACAGGCTCTGATAAACTGCATAACGTTTCAATGGAGTAA
- the nikC gene encoding nickel transporter permease, translating into MAEIIQNQVQRIEEERVKGPWQEAWTNFKKSKSALFGSAIVLFFVLLAILGPLFAPQGINEQNLSMRLQPPSADFWFGTDDLGRDIFSRILHGARISLTVGLSAVLISAVAGSFLGIIAGYYGRWVDTIISRIFDIMLAFPSILLAIAIVSILGPSLQNALIAIAVINIPNFGRLIRSRVLSIKEEEYIHAARAIGMKNSRILWKHILPNSMTPVIVQGTLAIATAIIEAAALGFLGLGAEAPQPEWGKMLADARMFLLNAPWAMIFPGLAIMLTVIGFNLMGDGLRDALDPKMKS; encoded by the coding sequence ATGGCTGAAATTATACAAAATCAAGTTCAGAGAATTGAAGAAGAACGAGTAAAGGGACCGTGGCAAGAGGCGTGGACGAATTTCAAGAAAAGTAAGTCTGCGCTGTTCGGCAGTGCAATTGTGTTATTCTTTGTGCTTCTGGCAATACTTGGCCCTTTGTTTGCACCACAAGGTATAAACGAGCAAAATTTAAGTATGCGTCTGCAGCCTCCATCTGCTGATTTCTGGTTTGGAACAGACGATCTCGGTCGTGATATCTTTTCGCGAATTTTACATGGGGCCCGCATCTCGTTGACGGTTGGTTTATCGGCTGTATTAATCTCAGCAGTTGCCGGCAGTTTTTTGGGGATTATCGCAGGTTACTATGGTCGTTGGGTTGATACGATTATTTCGAGGATTTTTGATATTATGCTTGCGTTTCCAAGTATATTATTGGCAATCGCCATTGTATCGATCTTAGGCCCGTCATTACAAAACGCATTAATTGCGATTGCGGTTATTAATATACCGAACTTCGGCCGACTGATCCGGTCACGGGTGCTTAGTATAAAAGAGGAAGAGTATATTCATGCTGCAAGAGCAATCGGTATGAAAAACTCCCGGATATTATGGAAGCATATTTTGCCGAACTCGATGACCCCCGTAATCGTACAGGGGACACTGGCGATTGCGACAGCGATTATCGAAGCGGCAGCACTAGGGTTTTTAGGACTTGGTGCAGAAGCGCCTCAGCCGGAATGGGGGAAAATGCTTGCGGATGCGCGGATGTTTTTACTAAACGCACCATGGGCTATGATTTTCCCTGGACTTGCAATTATGCTGACTGTAATCGGATTTAACCTGATGGGAGACGGATTGCGGGATGCACTTGATCCGAAGATGAAAAGTTAA